Genomic DNA from Methanosarcina sp. MTP4:
ACGGTTTTTAAAAAAGCTTTCAGGAAAAATTCCCTGCTGAATTTTTAATGAAATGTTCGGGGAAAATTCCTGCCTGATAAGTTTCCTGCCTGATAAGTCCGGAAAATACGTCATTCCATTTTCTTCATGGCAAGCTCGATTGCGTCTATCAGACTGCCTTTTGGGATGATGGTTGTGACCGGGATGTTCAGAATCTTTTCTACCGTGGGGCTTACGATGGGAGCGCAGACAAGGGCCTTGGCCCCATCCCTTTCAGCATGTACGGCTGCAATAATTGCCTCTTCCATGGAAGTTGCCGAGTACTCCCTGATAGTCACCAGCCTGCCTGCGATCTTTTTCTTTGTCTCCACTATGTTATCGAGCACCGAGCGGGCAGCGATGACCGCGATAAATTCTCCACTATCGGATTCCTTGATTTCCCGGATAGTCTTCACTATCTGGCGCAGGGTCTTTATGTTCGGGTCCCTGTTCCCTGAAAGGATCTTGTAGAGGGTGCTTGGGGGGATATTTGCATGCTTGGCAAAATCAACAGCAGTGAGGTTCAGATCTTCCTTAATTACAGTGGAAAGAGTTTTTTGAAATACTTCGTCGGATTCAAATGCAGCTTTAATAACCTTGTCTGCAACATTCATGGAAACGCTCCTGGGATACTGGATAAAAAAACTTGGATGATATTAAAGAATTTACACTTTTTAGTGATTTTCTTCCAAAATGAGAAATATAATCAGATATATTAATACATATGGGTTATAATCCGGGGGCATTTGAGAAAGTATATATAGTAAATTTCAACGAATAATAACACATAGAAGAATATACCCCTTTATTACTCCAGGTTTACCAATTTTGACCGGGATTTTCCGATGAAAAATCCGTCTACCAGCTTATAAACCTTAGTCATAAACCTTTACTGTGAAACCCTTATTGAGACTGAAACCCTTATTGAGAGTGTTAGATAGTGGAAAATTATTGAGGTGAGATTTTGAAAAAATTAGGCGTATTGATCCTTACATTATTGCTCGTTGCATCTGCTTTCGTGTCCGGCTGCGTATCCGATGAGGAAGGCGGAGCTGAAGAGGACGCAGAAGAAGCCCCTGCAGTTACGGAACTGAACTTCGGATACCAGCCAAGCACACACCAGGTTGCGTACATGACAGCCATGGAAAAGGGCTGGTGGGAAGAAGACCTGGCTCCTTTCGGAGTGGAAAAGATCAACGAATACGAATTCCCGACGGGTGCTCCTGAAATGCAGGCCATGCTCGCCGGGGACCTGGACGTGGCTTATGTTGGAGCAGCTCCAGTAATCAC
This window encodes:
- a CDS encoding helix-turn-helix domain-containing protein, which translates into the protein MNVADKVIKAAFESDEVFQKTLSTVIKEDLNLTAVDFAKHANIPPSTLYKILSGNRDPNIKTLRQIVKTIREIKESDSGEFIAVIAARSVLDNIVETKKKIAGRLVTIREYSATSMEEAIIAAVHAERDGAKALVCAPIVSPTVEKILNIPVTTIIPKGSLIDAIELAMKKME